A genomic window from Companilactobacillus alimentarius DSM 20249 includes:
- a CDS encoding YjzD family protein, giving the protein MRYIAIIFWSIMLGQVAGFIGGALNQQTYNTNYSIIVSIVFAVIFSAIPLILDSSVNDKKDEKSA; this is encoded by the coding sequence ATGAGATATATTGCTATAATTTTCTGGTCAATTATGTTAGGACAAGTTGCCGGCTTTATCGGTGGTGCCTTGAACCAACAAACCTACAATACAAATTATTCTATCATTGTTAGTATAGTATTTGCTGTCATTTTCAGTGCAATTCCATTGATTCTTGACAGTTCTGTTAACGATAAAAAAGATGAAAAGAGTGCTTAG
- the dnaE gene encoding DNA polymerase III subunit alpha, whose product MQAQLQVVSSYSLLHSPAKITEIVDQAKQRGYQAIALTDLNNLYGSIDFYKYAKKIGIKPIIGLTIETSGLIDQENSYPLILLAKNQQGYQNLIKLSSAVMSNKEPISLTNLQPYLNNLFVITPGSDSELTSVSERQDYLKKLSSLLDDNSLYLGVGLYSEQIDNVKTIRDMSNDYLPLVALGDVRYINPDDHMAYQVVNFLRTGQRFENLEQVVESGDHYLRTAEEFEQDFVKVDMESAIANAQKIADQCNVEIEFKETELPQFDTPMGQSSIQFLTDLTNKGLEKRLNNHISTDYQGRLNYELGVIDKMGFSDYFLIVWDVIKHAHEIGIKTGPGRGSAAGSLVSYCLGITQVDPIKYDLLFERFLNPQRANMPDIDLDLPDNRRDEMVMYMHDKYGSDHMAQIITFGTLAAKMALRDIARTFSQTQFQMSQWSNAIPRKLNITLQESFDESSTLRNIVNDSRENKLIYQVATRLEGIPRHYSTHAAGIILSKKKMTDIVAVQLEDDGINLTQQTKYNVESLGLLKIDFLGLKNLTILDQAIQAISKKYGRKFIAERIPLNDPQTLRLFQRGETDGVFQFESDGIKSVLRQLVPSSFDDIVATNALYRPGPMQNIATFIARKHGQEPVTYPDSSLEKILQPTYGILVYQEQVMQASSRMAGFSLAEADILRRAISKKNEKLIEENRQKFVDGSVAQGHDKESAQKVYQYIEKFGNYGFNKSHAVAYSMIAFWLAYIKVHFTDIFFACLLNSNLNNETKVATYVQDAKDRQVKILNVDINQSSLEFNAEKKSIRFGILSIKGMRRDLAREIVEQRQKNGSYTSALNFLQRIDRRFIKEDYLEPLILAGAFDSFNQNRKELLFDFRDLIESIQLAGSNLSLFDILDPKKHEVDDFTLTERLNQEKEYLGVYVSGHPVEKYRSRILNTKTVKIAELGNFQGMRTNVLGLVKNLRVIRTKKGQRMCFMTIEDESGSISVTIFPKVFQKIENLELDGKIFLFVGHSNVGQRGDLELIADRLSDPKQFTVQLPKDKLYLRVTKDLDTPDNLEKLYQIIEHFPGPMPVIVYREKKRQALLLKSNRWIGFNSNVQSQLEDFLGKKSVFVKKDH is encoded by the coding sequence TTGCAAGCGCAATTACAAGTTGTTAGTAGTTACAGTTTGTTGCATAGTCCCGCTAAAATAACGGAAATAGTAGATCAGGCAAAACAGCGTGGTTATCAGGCGATTGCTTTGACGGATCTAAATAATTTATATGGCTCAATTGATTTTTATAAATATGCCAAGAAAATTGGTATTAAACCGATCATTGGCTTGACCATTGAGACAAGTGGTTTAATTGATCAAGAAAATAGTTACCCACTAATCTTATTGGCTAAAAATCAACAGGGCTATCAGAATTTGATCAAACTTTCTTCAGCGGTTATGTCTAATAAAGAGCCAATTTCACTAACTAATTTACAGCCATATCTGAATAATCTATTTGTGATCACGCCAGGTAGCGATTCTGAATTGACCAGTGTGTCTGAACGGCAAGATTACCTAAAGAAATTGAGCAGCTTGTTGGATGATAATTCTCTTTATTTAGGTGTCGGACTTTATTCAGAACAGATTGACAATGTAAAAACGATTAGAGACATGTCTAATGATTATTTACCTTTAGTGGCTTTAGGAGATGTTAGATATATTAATCCAGATGATCACATGGCTTATCAAGTTGTCAATTTTTTGCGAACAGGTCAAAGATTTGAAAACTTAGAACAAGTCGTTGAATCCGGTGATCATTATTTAAGAACAGCTGAAGAATTTGAGCAGGATTTTGTTAAGGTCGATATGGAATCTGCAATTGCAAATGCACAAAAGATAGCCGATCAGTGCAACGTTGAGATTGAATTTAAGGAAACTGAATTGCCACAGTTTGATACACCGATGGGTCAAAGTTCAATTCAATTTTTAACTGATTTGACTAATAAGGGCTTAGAAAAACGATTGAATAATCATATATCAACTGATTATCAAGGACGATTGAATTATGAATTAGGCGTGATTGATAAAATGGGCTTCTCAGACTATTTTTTAATTGTTTGGGATGTTATCAAGCATGCTCATGAAATTGGCATTAAAACTGGTCCTGGACGTGGTTCTGCGGCAGGTTCACTAGTATCATATTGTTTAGGAATAACGCAAGTCGATCCAATCAAATATGATCTTTTGTTTGAACGTTTCTTGAATCCACAACGTGCCAATATGCCTGATATTGATTTAGATCTACCTGACAATCGTCGAGATGAGATGGTTATGTACATGCATGATAAGTATGGTTCAGACCATATGGCTCAGATCATTACTTTTGGAACTTTAGCGGCAAAGATGGCCTTAAGGGATATTGCTCGGACATTTAGTCAAACGCAATTTCAGATGTCGCAGTGGTCGAATGCGATTCCCCGTAAACTCAATATTACTTTGCAAGAGTCTTTTGACGAATCGAGTACTCTACGAAATATAGTTAATGATTCACGTGAGAATAAACTGATTTATCAAGTTGCTACAAGGCTTGAAGGAATTCCTAGACACTATTCGACTCATGCGGCAGGAATTATTTTGAGTAAGAAGAAAATGACTGATATTGTTGCGGTGCAACTGGAAGATGATGGTATCAATCTGACTCAGCAAACAAAGTATAATGTTGAAAGTCTTGGTTTGTTGAAAATCGATTTTTTAGGATTAAAAAATTTAACTATCTTAGACCAAGCGATTCAAGCTATTTCAAAAAAGTATGGACGCAAGTTTATTGCTGAAAGAATCCCCTTGAATGATCCGCAAACACTGCGATTGTTTCAACGTGGTGAGACCGATGGGGTCTTTCAATTTGAATCTGATGGAATCAAAAGTGTTTTAAGGCAATTAGTACCATCGAGTTTTGATGATATTGTTGCGACTAATGCTTTGTATCGTCCCGGTCCTATGCAAAACATTGCTACTTTTATCGCTAGAAAGCATGGTCAAGAACCGGTAACCTATCCAGACAGTTCTTTGGAAAAAATATTGCAACCAACTTATGGAATTTTAGTTTATCAGGAGCAAGTAATGCAGGCTTCTTCAAGAATGGCTGGTTTTTCTTTGGCTGAAGCTGATATTTTACGACGTGCTATTAGTAAGAAGAATGAAAAATTAATTGAAGAAAATCGTCAGAAGTTTGTTGATGGTTCCGTTGCCCAAGGACATGATAAAGAATCCGCTCAAAAGGTTTATCAATATATTGAGAAATTTGGTAATTATGGTTTCAATAAATCCCACGCGGTTGCTTATTCAATGATTGCCTTTTGGTTGGCCTATATCAAAGTTCATTTTACGGATATCTTTTTTGCGTGTTTGTTGAATTCTAATTTGAATAATGAGACGAAAGTTGCAACATATGTTCAGGATGCAAAGGATCGACAGGTTAAGATTCTAAACGTTGACATCAATCAAAGCTCTTTAGAGTTTAATGCTGAAAAGAAGTCGATTCGTTTTGGAATCTTAAGCATTAAAGGAATGCGACGTGATCTAGCTAGAGAGATTGTTGAACAGCGTCAAAAAAACGGTTCATATACAAGTGCATTGAATTTCTTGCAACGGATTGATCGCCGTTTCATCAAGGAAGACTATTTGGAGCCTTTAATCTTGGCAGGGGCCTTTGATTCATTTAATCAAAATCGAAAAGAATTACTATTTGATTTTCGTGATCTAATTGAAAGTATTCAATTGGCTGGTAGTAATTTGTCCTTGTTTGACATTTTGGATCCCAAGAAACATGAAGTGGATGATTTTACTTTAACTGAACGTCTCAATCAGGAGAAGGAATATTTAGGAGTCTATGTTTCAGGTCATCCTGTTGAAAAATATCGGAGTCGAATCTTAAATACTAAAACGGTAAAAATAGCTGAACTTGGTAATTTTCAAGGGATGAGGACTAACGTTTTAGGATTGGTCAAGAATTTACGTGTGATTCGGACTAAAAAGGGTCAGAGAATGTGTTTTATGACGATTGAAGATGAATCTGGCAGTATTTCTGTAACTATTTTTCCAAAAGTTTTTCAAAAAATTGAAAATCTGGAATTGGATGGTAAAATATTTCTCTTTGTTGGACACAGTAATGTTGGTCAAAGAGGAGATTTAGAATTGATTGCTGATCGACTGTCAGATCCTAAACAATTCACAGTCCAATTGCCCAAAGATAAACTGTATTTAAGAGTTACCAAAGATTTAGATACTCCTGACAATTTGGAGAAATTGTATCAAATTATCGAACATTTTCCGGGACCTATGCCGGTGATTGTCTATCGAGAGAAAAAACGTCAAGCGTTACTGTTGAAATCTAATCGATGGATAGGTTTTAATAGTAACGTACAGAGTCAACTGGAAGACTTTTTAGGTAAAAAAAGTGTTTTCGTAAAAAAAGACCACTAA
- a CDS encoding SDR family NAD(P)-dependent oxidoreductase: MVNLLNQTIVVTGASSGIGKDVAINAAKSGANLILIARNEDKLLQVKNECIRVGAESSKHEYLSVDMSDPEQITAGVEKIYEISDEVDVLVNAAGFGDFSNYLETDFDKIEKMFRVNVLGLMLMTRLVASKMIDNGFGHIFNVGSMAGKITTPKSAAYAATKAAVIAFSDGLRLELKPMGVYVTTINPGPVATNFFDVADHNGTYLDSVKKFVLDPDKLAWEIVNTFNKNKREINRPRYMELAAVLYKLAPSLGDYFAATLGNRK; this comes from the coding sequence ATGGTTAATTTACTGAATCAGACGATTGTAGTGACGGGAGCATCATCAGGAATTGGTAAAGACGTCGCTATCAACGCTGCTAAATCTGGAGCTAATTTGATATTAATTGCTCGAAATGAAGATAAATTGTTGCAGGTAAAGAACGAATGTATTCGTGTCGGAGCTGAAAGTTCCAAGCACGAGTATTTGTCAGTTGATATGAGTGACCCTGAGCAAATTACTGCTGGCGTCGAGAAGATCTATGAAATTAGTGACGAAGTTGACGTTCTAGTTAATGCTGCTGGTTTCGGAGACTTTTCCAATTATCTAGAGACTGATTTTGATAAGATTGAAAAAATGTTTCGGGTCAATGTTTTAGGCTTGATGTTGATGACTAGATTAGTTGCTAGTAAGATGATTGATAATGGCTTTGGTCATATTTTCAATGTTGGCTCAATGGCTGGAAAAATCACAACGCCAAAGTCAGCTGCCTATGCAGCCACTAAAGCAGCTGTAATCGCATTTTCAGACGGTCTAAGACTGGAATTGAAACCGATGGGCGTTTATGTGACAACTATCAATCCTGGCCCTGTGGCAACTAATTTCTTCGATGTAGCTGATCACAATGGAACTTATCTTGATTCAGTAAAGAAATTTGTCCTTGATCCTGATAAATTAGCTTGGGAGATTGTAAATACATTTAATAAAAATAAACGTGAAATCAATCGTCCAAGATATATGGAATTGGCAGCCGTACTTTATAAACTAGCTCCAAGCTTAGGGGATTATTTTGCTGCTACACTTGGAAATCGTAAATAG
- a CDS encoding acyltransferase family protein, whose protein sequence is MGKSPKRRFITGFDGLRTLGVIGVIMYHLNPNVFSGGYLGVPIFFLISGYLITDHFFNTVDYGGSFSLSNFYVKRIKRLYPGMLFVLLASGAYIVLFLKNLLYHFDQIFATNILNVYNWWQIFNGQSYFERFANNESPFTHLWTLSIEGQFYIIWPILLILFSKFHVKKSRIFGFSMVVSIASAIWMALLFKPGVDPSRIYYGTDTRLFSILLGCGLALIWPAEKLKEGLKKSDKWKLNLVGLLSFALMLLMIFTIKDSDPFLYRGGMFIFSVATCIFIAVVAHPDSFWNDVLSNKVFHYIGTRSYGLYLYQFPVMIFFESKFKNIADHPVLYPVIEVILIVLVTEFSFRFVEQPLAHAKWSDVKNFFKSSTGIQRVLALVIALIGITGGYSVVKAVSAPNPNVNHSQLANKINKNEKANKKKKQQAIENLKKAKKNQKDQKNATGKMSTADYARYKKAAKDHPINTDFEKYGLTQIDLQRLKDVPMTAVGDSVMADGSDNFLKLFDDKKVIVDAAVSRQLDASVDILQKYKDQGVLAQNVLIGLGTNGPFNMQQLGQIMGLVGPTRHVYWINVHVPTRPWEKTVNGVLDQATKKYKNLTIIDWNGYSAGHTEWFYDDNVHPNPDGSMYYTSFVAKEILKSLDKK, encoded by the coding sequence ATGGGTAAATCACCGAAAAGAAGATTTATTACTGGGTTTGATGGACTACGTACTTTAGGGGTTATAGGTGTTATTATGTATCACTTGAATCCTAATGTTTTTTCCGGCGGATATTTGGGTGTACCAATTTTCTTCCTTATCTCAGGTTACTTAATCACAGATCATTTTTTTAATACTGTCGATTATGGTGGTTCGTTTTCACTAAGTAATTTTTATGTAAAAAGAATTAAAAGATTGTATCCAGGCATGCTGTTTGTTTTATTGGCATCCGGTGCATATATTGTTTTATTTTTAAAAAATTTGCTCTATCATTTTGATCAAATTTTTGCAACGAATATTTTGAATGTCTACAATTGGTGGCAAATATTTAATGGTCAGTCTTATTTTGAAAGATTTGCCAACAATGAGTCACCATTTACTCATTTATGGACGTTATCAATTGAAGGTCAATTTTATATTATTTGGCCAATTCTTTTGATTCTGTTCAGCAAATTTCATGTTAAAAAGAGTCGTATCTTTGGCTTTTCGATGGTTGTTTCAATTGCTTCGGCGATTTGGATGGCATTGTTATTCAAGCCAGGCGTCGATCCTAGTCGAATTTATTATGGTACTGATACAAGACTCTTCTCAATCCTTTTGGGATGTGGCTTAGCATTGATTTGGCCAGCTGAAAAGTTAAAAGAAGGATTAAAAAAGAGTGACAAGTGGAAATTGAATCTAGTTGGATTATTATCATTTGCTTTAATGCTTTTGATGATTTTCACAATTAAGGATTCTGATCCATTCTTATATCGTGGAGGAATGTTTATTTTCTCTGTTGCAACTTGTATCTTTATTGCAGTTGTTGCTCATCCGGATTCTTTCTGGAACGATGTTTTGTCGAATAAAGTATTTCATTATATTGGCACAAGAAGTTATGGCTTATACCTATACCAATTCCCAGTTATGATTTTCTTTGAATCTAAATTTAAGAATATTGCTGATCATCCAGTCCTTTATCCGGTGATTGAAGTTATATTAATTGTGTTAGTGACTGAATTCTCATTTAGATTTGTTGAACAACCATTGGCACACGCTAAATGGAGTGATGTGAAGAACTTCTTCAAATCATCTACTGGTATTCAACGTGTTTTGGCCTTGGTTATTGCTTTGATTGGTATTACAGGTGGTTATAGTGTCGTTAAAGCTGTCAGTGCACCAAATCCTAATGTTAATCACAGTCAGTTAGCTAATAAGATCAATAAGAATGAAAAAGCTAACAAGAAGAAGAAACAACAAGCAATTGAGAATTTGAAGAAAGCTAAGAAGAATCAAAAAGATCAAAAGAATGCGACTGGAAAGATGTCAACGGCTGATTACGCACGTTATAAGAAGGCTGCAAAAGATCATCCAATCAATACTGATTTTGAAAAATATGGCCTAACTCAAATTGACTTGCAAAGGTTAAAGGATGTTCCAATGACCGCAGTTGGTGATTCAGTTATGGCCGATGGTTCAGATAATTTCTTGAAATTGTTTGATGACAAGAAGGTTATCGTTGACGCTGCTGTTAGTCGTCAATTGGATGCAAGTGTTGATATTTTACAAAAGTACAAAGATCAGGGTGTTTTAGCACAGAATGTTTTGATAGGCTTAGGAACTAATGGACCATTTAATATGCAACAATTAGGTCAGATTATGGGCTTAGTTGGACCAACACGTCATGTATATTGGATTAATGTTCATGTACCAACTAGACCATGGGAGAAGACAGTTAATGGTGTCTTAGACCAAGCTACAAAGAAATATAAGAATTTAACTATTATTGATTGGAATGGCTACTCAGCAGGACACACAGAATGGTTCTACGATGATAATGTTCATCCTAATCCGGATGGCTCGATGTATTATACTTCCTTTGTTGCTAAGGAAATTTTGAAATCATTAGACAAAAAATAG
- the rnz gene encoding ribonuclease Z, which translates to MELEFLGTGAGVPSKGRNVSSTALKMLDERNEVWLFDVGEATQHQILRTAIKPRKITKIFITHLHGDHIFGLPGLLASRSNQGGNSPLEIYGPVGIKLFVETSLKVTGSKLSYPVKFIELKNGGEIFNDKTFTVVAGELKHRITCFGYRVVEKPRTGELLVDELKKYNIPNGPIFGQLKAGKTVTLEDGTVLNGKDFIGPDKPSKIVTIISDTRYTPEIDKLSQNADVIVHESTFSNDEKKLAYNYFHSTATQAAEVAKRSHAKGLILTHISARYTGRGALVLQKEAQKIFKNTKVAKDFDLYEVPFK; encoded by the coding sequence ATGGAATTAGAATTTTTAGGAACAGGCGCTGGTGTTCCCTCTAAGGGACGCAATGTGTCGAGTACAGCATTAAAAATGTTAGACGAAAGAAATGAAGTGTGGCTCTTCGATGTTGGGGAAGCAACACAACATCAGATTTTAAGAACAGCCATTAAGCCTCGAAAAATCACTAAGATCTTCATTACTCATTTGCATGGGGATCACATTTTTGGTCTACCAGGACTTCTAGCAAGTCGTTCTAATCAGGGTGGTAATTCGCCATTGGAGATTTATGGTCCAGTGGGAATCAAGCTCTTTGTAGAGACCTCACTAAAAGTTACTGGTAGCAAGTTGAGTTATCCCGTCAAATTCATTGAATTGAAGAATGGTGGAGAGATTTTCAACGATAAAACTTTTACAGTTGTCGCTGGAGAATTGAAACACCGAATTACTTGTTTTGGCTATCGTGTAGTTGAAAAACCGCGGACTGGTGAATTATTAGTCGATGAACTGAAAAAATATAATATTCCAAATGGTCCAATTTTTGGACAATTAAAGGCTGGAAAAACTGTCACATTAGAAGACGGCACTGTTTTGAATGGAAAAGATTTCATAGGTCCTGACAAACCAAGCAAGATTGTAACGATAATTTCTGATACTCGCTATACTCCAGAAATTGATAAATTGTCGCAAAATGCGGATGTAATCGTTCATGAATCAACCTTTTCTAATGATGAAAAGAAATTGGCTTATAATTATTTTCATTCCACAGCTACTCAAGCTGCAGAGGTTGCCAAAAGAAGTCATGCAAAAGGTTTGATTTTGACGCACATATCTGCTAGATATACTGGTAGAGGAGCCTTAGTTTTACAAAAAGAAGCTCAAAAGATATTCAAGAATACTAAAGTGGCCAAAGATTTTGATCTATACGAGGTACCATTCAAATAG
- the pfkA gene encoding 6-phosphofructokinase produces MKRIGILTSGGDAPGMNAAIRAVTRRAIDKGLEVFGINYGYAGLVAGDIFPLTSDDVSDRIQRGGTFLYSARYPEFANVEGQLKGIEQLKKFGIDALVVIGGDGSYHGALRLTEHGYNAIGLPGTIDNDIPYTDFTIGFDTAVSTAVDAIDKLRDTASSHERTFVVEVMGRGAGDVALWAGVAGGAQEIIVPEREFDIKEIAERVKEGREKGNKNMIIVLAEGVMHAQDFMNELDKYGDFQTRATVLGHVQRGGSPTVRDRVLASKMGAYAVDLLLDGKGGLAVGIEDNKITSHDILDLFDSKHKPDLSLYDLNKSINR; encoded by the coding sequence ATGAAGCGTATTGGTATTTTAACCAGTGGTGGAGACGCCCCTGGTATGAACGCTGCTATTAGAGCAGTCACACGTCGAGCCATTGATAAAGGGCTTGAAGTGTTTGGTATCAATTATGGATATGCTGGTCTTGTTGCAGGTGATATTTTCCCACTAACAAGCGACGACGTATCCGACCGTATTCAACGTGGTGGAACATTCTTGTATTCTGCAAGATATCCTGAATTTGCTAACGTAGAAGGTCAATTGAAGGGTATTGAGCAATTAAAGAAATTTGGAATTGATGCATTGGTTGTTATTGGTGGAGATGGTTCTTACCATGGTGCATTGCGTTTGACTGAACATGGTTACAATGCAATTGGTTTGCCAGGAACAATTGATAATGATATTCCTTACACCGACTTTACCATTGGTTTTGATACAGCCGTATCTACTGCTGTTGATGCCATTGATAAGTTAAGAGATACTGCTTCTTCTCATGAAAGAACATTCGTTGTTGAAGTAATGGGTAGAGGTGCTGGAGACGTCGCTCTTTGGGCTGGTGTTGCCGGTGGTGCTCAAGAGATTATCGTTCCAGAACGTGAATTTGACATCAAGGAAATTGCTGAACGTGTTAAAGAAGGTCGTGAAAAGGGCAATAAGAATATGATTATTGTTCTAGCTGAGGGTGTTATGCATGCTCAAGATTTCATGAACGAATTGGACAAGTACGGCGACTTCCAAACACGTGCAACTGTCTTAGGACATGTTCAACGTGGTGGTTCACCAACTGTTAGAGATCGTGTTCTAGCAAGTAAAATGGGTGCTTATGCTGTCGACTTATTGCTCGACGGTAAAGGTGGCCTAGCGGTTGGTATCGAAGATAACAAGATTACTTCTCATGATATTCTTGATCTCTTTGATAGCAAGCACAAACCTGATTTATCTCTATATGACCTAAATAAATCAATCAATAGATAA
- the rpmF gene encoding 50S ribosomal protein L32 yields MAVPKRKSSKQRKRQRRAHIKLNTPNMQFDVATGEYRLSHHVSPSGMYKGEKVISDNKEA; encoded by the coding sequence ATGGCAGTTCCAAAGAGAAAATCATCAAAACAAAGAAAGCGTCAAAGACGTGCACATATTAAATTGAATACACCAAACATGCAATTCGACGTTGCTACTGGTGAATATCGTTTAAGTCATCACGTTTCACCATCAGGTATGTACAAGGGTGAAAAAGTTATCAGCGATAACAAAGAAGCTTAA
- a CDS encoding lipopolysaccharide assembly protein LapA domain-containing protein, with protein sequence MNGNGKQSKFVLGLVIVLIVVVFAVLNVNPVTVSFGFTRVKLPLIILIIVSLLLGALVTLLLAGTSKKNDSKLNRHAKKQISNVKVSHDSQIADALKENNTKKQTK encoded by the coding sequence ATGAATGGTAATGGGAAACAATCAAAATTTGTTTTAGGATTAGTAATTGTTTTGATCGTGGTAGTATTTGCGGTGTTAAATGTGAATCCGGTAACTGTTAGTTTCGGTTTCACGCGAGTTAAATTACCATTGATCATTTTGATCATTGTTTCATTGTTATTAGGGGCTTTGGTTACATTGCTTTTGGCAGGAACAAGTAAGAAAAATGACAGTAAGTTAAATCGTCATGCTAAGAAACAAATATCTAATGTTAAAGTTTCTCATGACAGCCAAATAGCAGATGCATTGAAGGAAAATAATACAAAAAAGCAAACAAAATAG
- the pyk gene encoding pyruvate kinase yields the protein MKRTKIVSTLGPASNDVDTIVKLIQAGANIFRFNFSHGDHPEHKARMEMVHEAEKITGKTVGIVLDTKGAEIRTTVQEGNKFEAKIGQTIRISMDDSLTGTPEKIASTYPGLYDDTHVGGHVLIDDGLVDLKITEKDDKNRELVTVVQNDGIIGSRKSINAPGVEVRLPGITEKDSDDIRFGLEQGINFISASFVRKAQDVLDIRAILEEKHCEYVQIFPKIESQEGIDNIDSILQVSDGLMVARGDMGVEIPFENVPFLQKSLIKKCNALGKPVITATQMLDSMQENPRPTRAEVTDVANSVLDGTDATMLSGESANGDYPVEAVATMARIDERTEKELDKNNSLAIQRFEDYKGSNVTESIGESVVRTAEELNINTIVTATKSGYTARMISKYRPSADILAITFDEKTQRGLTVNWGVDPIITDKPENTDEMFDLAAKKAQELGFAKEGDLILVVAGVPVGESGTTNVMKVQLIGSTLVKGQGVGEESVVGNVVVANSAEEANKKVNEGDILVTKMTDKDYLPALEKASAVVVENGGLTSHAAVVGIAMGLPVVVGAKNATSLVKDGDTVTVDSRRGVVYKGASRSL from the coding sequence ATGAAAAGAACAAAAATTGTAAGTACACTTGGACCTGCAAGTAACGATGTTGATACTATCGTTAAATTAATTCAAGCTGGAGCAAATATCTTCCGCTTCAACTTCTCACATGGTGATCATCCAGAACATAAAGCTCGTATGGAAATGGTACATGAAGCTGAAAAAATTACTGGCAAGACTGTTGGTATTGTTCTAGATACAAAGGGTGCTGAAATCCGTACAACTGTTCAAGAAGGCAACAAATTTGAAGCTAAGATTGGTCAAACAATCCGTATTTCAATGGATGACTCATTGACTGGTACACCTGAAAAGATTGCTTCAACATACCCTGGACTATACGATGATACACATGTTGGTGGTCACGTATTGATCGATGATGGTCTTGTTGACTTGAAGATCACTGAAAAAGATGACAAGAACCGTGAATTAGTTACTGTTGTTCAAAATGACGGTATCATTGGTTCAAGAAAGAGTATCAATGCTCCTGGTGTTGAAGTTCGTCTACCAGGTATCACTGAAAAAGATTCTGACGATATTCGTTTTGGTTTGGAACAAGGTATCAACTTCATCTCAGCTTCATTCGTTCGTAAAGCTCAAGATGTCTTAGATATTCGTGCAATCCTTGAAGAAAAACATTGTGAATATGTACAAATCTTCCCTAAGATTGAATCACAAGAAGGTATCGACAATATCGATTCTATCCTTCAAGTATCAGATGGTTTGATGGTTGCTCGTGGTGACATGGGTGTTGAAATTCCATTTGAAAATGTACCATTCTTACAAAAGAGCTTGATCAAGAAGTGTAATGCTCTTGGCAAACCAGTTATCACAGCTACACAAATGCTTGATTCAATGCAAGAAAACCCACGTCCTACACGTGCCGAAGTTACTGATGTTGCTAACTCTGTTCTTGATGGTACAGATGCTACAATGCTTTCAGGTGAAAGTGCTAACGGTGACTACCCTGTAGAAGCTGTTGCTACTATGGCTCGTATTGACGAACGTACTGAAAAAGAATTAGACAAGAATAACTCACTTGCAATTCAAAGATTCGAAGACTACAAGGGCTCAAACGTTACAGAATCAATCGGTGAATCAGTTGTTAGAACTGCTGAAGAATTGAACATTAACACAATTGTTACAGCTACTAAATCTGGTTACACAGCACGTATGATTTCTAAGTACCGTCCAAGCGCTGATATCTTGGCTATCACATTTGATGAAAAGACACAACGTGGTTTAACAGTTAACTGGGGTGTTGATCCTATTATCACTGACAAGCCAGAAAACACTGATGAAATGTTCGACCTTGCTGCTAAGAAAGCTCAAGAACTTGGCTTTGCTAAGGAAGGCGATTTGATTCTTGTTGTTGCCGGTGTTCCAGTTGGTGAAAGTGGTACAACAAACGTTATGAAGGTTCAATTGATTGGCTCAACATTGGTTAAAGGCCAAGGTGTTGGTGAAGAATCAGTTGTTGGTAACGTTGTAGTTGCAAACTCAGCTGAAGAAGCAAACAAAAAAGTTAACGAAGGCGACATTCTTGTAACAAAGATGACAGACAAGGATTACCTACCAGCTCTTGAAAAAGCTAGTGCCGTTGTTGTTGAAAACGGTGGTTTGACATCACATGCAGCCGTTGTTGGTATTGCTATGGGTCTACCTGTTGTTGTTGGCGCTAAGAATGCTACATCACTTGTTAAAGATGGTGACACTGTTACTGTTGATTCAAGACGTGGTGTTGTATACAAGGGTGCTTCACGTTCACTTTAA